One Cryptosporangium aurantiacum DNA window includes the following coding sequences:
- a CDS encoding ABC transporter substrate-binding protein codes for MSSTTRRRSLATAAAAVALALGLTACSGNQPVSDDAGDGKAGYGGTLRIASLESDLDALDPLTGYSIDSWQILRGITRQLVTFPGSTESLGADNKLIGDLAKSWDVSPDGKTYTFHLRDDITYSGSATREIVAKDFVYAIKRFCDPNKQVAAINYFNLIFSGFPQYCAEFAKVKPGDPARSKQFIDTHEISGVSAPDDKTLVLKSDTKNYDFLSILAMNFVTPLPEEVASKYIGDSVEFRKNYPSSGPYQVDSYEQGKELVLSKVKGYNAAGDPARKAYVDKIVVDFTTNTEDAVVQKIQSGEADLSLYLTAPPIATIQSYTASNSAHLHSSDGAGAKFIVLNTAPYNNSANAKALRNLKVRQALTYAVNRANLVQGQGGKVVAKPLHQILISTILGHEDIDPYATEGDKGDVAKAKALLTEAGYPNGLTLNAIYRGVASEESKATTLKADLAKAGINLNLIKVPAADFRAYYAKKDAVWDLNLSGSFSPDWQGDSTRMLLGGWLNSDGSPQGVGNVQAVAYDNKELNKLAAEAFVSDDPGPIWAKADALVSKDLPWIPLFELRKVVVTSERLRQFTWSNVPVNPDITNVAVQ; via the coding sequence ATGAGCTCCACCACCCGCCGCAGATCCCTCGCGACGGCGGCCGCGGCCGTCGCCCTCGCGCTCGGGCTGACCGCGTGCAGCGGAAACCAGCCGGTCAGCGACGACGCCGGTGACGGCAAGGCGGGGTACGGCGGGACGCTCCGCATCGCCTCGCTCGAGTCCGACCTGGACGCGCTCGACCCGCTCACCGGCTACAGCATCGACTCGTGGCAGATCCTGCGCGGGATCACTCGCCAGCTGGTCACGTTCCCCGGCAGCACCGAGAGCCTCGGCGCCGACAACAAGCTGATCGGGGACCTGGCGAAGTCCTGGGACGTCAGCCCGGACGGCAAGACCTACACGTTCCACCTGCGCGACGACATCACGTACTCCGGGTCGGCGACCAGGGAGATCGTCGCGAAGGACTTCGTCTACGCGATCAAGCGGTTCTGCGACCCGAACAAGCAGGTCGCGGCCATCAACTACTTCAACCTGATCTTCTCCGGCTTCCCGCAGTACTGCGCGGAGTTCGCGAAGGTGAAGCCGGGCGACCCGGCACGCTCCAAGCAGTTCATCGACACCCACGAGATCTCCGGGGTGTCCGCGCCCGACGACAAGACGCTCGTGCTGAAGTCCGACACCAAGAACTACGACTTCCTCAGCATCCTCGCGATGAACTTCGTGACGCCGCTGCCCGAGGAGGTGGCCTCGAAGTACATCGGCGACTCGGTGGAGTTCCGCAAGAACTACCCGTCCAGCGGCCCGTACCAGGTCGACTCGTACGAGCAGGGCAAGGAACTCGTCCTCTCGAAGGTCAAGGGCTACAACGCCGCGGGCGACCCGGCCCGCAAGGCCTACGTGGACAAGATCGTCGTCGACTTCACCACGAACACCGAGGACGCGGTCGTCCAGAAGATCCAATCCGGTGAGGCGGACCTCTCGCTCTACCTGACCGCACCTCCGATCGCGACGATCCAGAGCTACACGGCGAGCAACAGCGCGCACCTGCACTCGTCCGACGGGGCCGGCGCCAAGTTCATCGTCCTGAACACCGCCCCGTACAACAACTCGGCGAACGCGAAGGCGCTGCGCAACCTCAAGGTGCGGCAGGCGCTGACGTACGCGGTCAACCGCGCGAACCTGGTCCAGGGCCAGGGCGGCAAGGTCGTCGCGAAGCCGCTGCACCAGATCCTGATCTCGACGATCCTCGGCCACGAGGACATCGACCCGTACGCCACGGAGGGCGACAAGGGTGACGTCGCGAAGGCGAAGGCGCTGCTCACCGAGGCCGGCTACCCGAACGGCCTGACGCTCAACGCGATCTACCGCGGCGTCGCCAGCGAGGAGTCGAAGGCCACCACGCTCAAGGCCGACCTGGCCAAGGCAGGCATCAACCTGAACCTGATCAAGGTGCCCGCGGCGGACTTCCGCGCCTACTACGCCAAGAAGGACGCGGTCTGGGACCTCAACCTCTCCGGCTCGTTCTCGCCGGACTGGCAGGGCGACAGCACCCGGATGCTGCTCGGCGGCTGGCTCAACTCGGACGGTTCGCCGCAGGGCGTCGGCAACGTGCAGGCGGTCGCGTACGACAACAAGGAGCTGAACAAGCTGGCGGCGGAGGCGTTCGTCTCGGACGACCCGGGTCCGATCTGGGCGAAGGCCGACGCGCTGGTCTCGAAGGACCTGCCGTGGATCCCGCTGTTCGAGCTGCGCAAGGTCGTCGTCACCTCGGAGCGGCTGCGCCAGTTCACCTGGTCGAACGTCCCGGTGAACCCGGACATCACCAACGTCGCGGTGCAGTAG
- a CDS encoding ABC transporter permease: MGHLLLRRLAAIPVTLLVISALVFLATEVLPGDVARQVLGREASDATVAQLRDELGLDRPLLIRYLDWLGSFLTGDWGTSYTLKVPVRDLVFERLGSSLMLAVFAFVLLVPVALLIGVLAGLHHDRPLDRFLSVTSLTLGATPEFVTGVVLLVVFSVSLRWFPVSAQADPGASFVVQLEHLVLPAVSLVLLCLGYVARHVRASTVTSVRSPYVRAAELRGASRRSVVTRHVLRNSTVPATSALGVQAQFLLGGLVSVELLFNYPGLGALLLTAALDKDLPTLQAAAMVLGLLYLLITLTVDVVYRLLDPRLRLGATV; encoded by the coding sequence ATGGGACACCTGCTGCTGCGACGCCTCGCCGCGATTCCGGTCACGCTGCTGGTGATCTCGGCGCTGGTGTTCCTGGCCACCGAGGTGCTGCCGGGCGACGTCGCCCGGCAGGTCCTCGGGCGTGAGGCCAGCGACGCCACCGTGGCGCAGCTGCGGGACGAGCTGGGCCTCGACCGGCCGCTGCTGATCCGGTACCTGGACTGGCTGGGCAGCTTCCTCACCGGCGACTGGGGCACGTCGTACACGCTGAAGGTCCCGGTCCGGGACCTGGTGTTCGAGCGGCTGGGCAGCTCGCTGATGCTGGCCGTGTTCGCGTTCGTCCTGCTGGTCCCGGTGGCGCTGCTGATCGGCGTGCTGGCCGGGCTGCACCACGACCGGCCGCTGGACCGGTTCCTCAGCGTGACCAGCCTGACGCTCGGGGCGACGCCGGAGTTCGTCACCGGCGTCGTGCTGCTCGTCGTGTTCTCGGTGTCGCTGCGCTGGTTCCCGGTGTCCGCCCAGGCCGATCCGGGCGCGTCGTTCGTCGTGCAGCTCGAGCACCTGGTGCTCCCGGCGGTCTCGCTGGTGCTGCTCTGCCTCGGGTACGTCGCGCGGCACGTGCGGGCGAGCACGGTCACGTCGGTCCGCAGCCCGTACGTCCGGGCGGCCGAGCTGCGCGGCGCGTCCCGCCGGAGCGTCGTCACCCGGCACGTGCTGCGGAACTCGACCGTGCCGGCCACCAGCGCGCTCGGCGTCCAGGCTCAGTTCCTGCTCGGCGGGCTGGTGTCGGTGGAGCTGCTGTTCAACTACCCCGGCCTCGGTGCGCTGCTGCTCACCGCGGCGCTCGACAAGGACCTACCGACCCTGCAGGCGGCCGCGATGGTGCTGGGGCTGCTCTACCTGCTGATCACGCTCACGGTCGACGTCGTCTACCGGCTGCTCGACCCACGCCTACGGCTGGGGGCCACAGTATGA
- a CDS encoding dipeptide ABC transporter ATP-binding protein, whose amino-acid sequence MATFEVENLRVRFGDTEAVRGVSFAVDAGQTLAIVGESGSGKSVSLLAATGLLGGAGEVTGSARLDGTELVGASPGALRRLRGKDIGFVFQDPLANLHPLKTIGKQVGEAITAHERVRRTVLRRRVVELLDEVGIREPHRRVDDYPVHFSGGMRQRAMIAAAIALNPKLLIADEATTALDVTVQASILELLQRLQREHGSALVFVSHDLGVVSDIADDIVVLRNGEVVEAGAADEIYAAPAHPYTVELLSATRHKAVTPKKEDRPVLLEARNLTQRYTSRKRSVTAVDDVSFDVGAGEILGVVGESGSGKSTIGRIVSGLLKPTAGTVALGGEPYAAGVPAALRPRIQVVFQDPYASLNPRRTIRAILAEPYVIHQRPTPDLGEAVRRVDLPVDVLDRYPAQLSGGQRQRVAIARAIALEPDLVVADEPVSSLDVTTQAQILALLRRLRDELDVSFLFISHDLGVVADLCDRVLVLSEGRVVEDGITSEVFAAPSDPYTQRLLDAIPGRKRGLLHV is encoded by the coding sequence GTGGCGACGTTCGAGGTCGAAAACTTGCGGGTCCGCTTCGGTGACACCGAAGCGGTCCGCGGGGTGTCCTTCGCGGTCGACGCCGGGCAGACGCTGGCGATCGTCGGCGAGTCCGGCTCCGGGAAGAGCGTGTCGCTGCTGGCCGCGACCGGGCTGCTCGGCGGAGCCGGTGAGGTCACCGGCTCCGCCCGCCTGGACGGGACCGAGCTGGTCGGCGCGTCCCCCGGGGCGTTGCGGCGGCTGCGCGGCAAGGACATCGGGTTCGTGTTCCAGGACCCGCTGGCCAACCTGCACCCGCTCAAGACGATCGGGAAGCAGGTCGGCGAGGCGATCACCGCGCACGAGCGGGTCCGCCGGACCGTGCTGCGGCGCCGGGTCGTCGAGCTGCTCGACGAGGTGGGCATCCGGGAACCGCACCGGCGGGTGGACGACTACCCGGTGCACTTCTCCGGCGGGATGCGGCAGCGGGCGATGATCGCGGCGGCGATCGCGCTCAACCCGAAGCTGCTGATCGCCGACGAGGCGACCACCGCGCTCGACGTCACCGTGCAGGCTTCGATCCTCGAACTGCTCCAGCGGTTGCAGCGCGAGCACGGCTCGGCGCTGGTGTTCGTCAGCCACGACCTCGGCGTCGTCTCCGACATCGCGGACGACATCGTGGTGCTGCGAAACGGCGAAGTGGTGGAAGCCGGAGCCGCGGACGAGATCTACGCGGCTCCGGCCCACCCCTACACCGTCGAGCTGCTGAGCGCGACCCGGCACAAGGCCGTGACGCCGAAAAAAGAGGACCGGCCGGTCCTGCTCGAGGCCCGCAACCTGACCCAGCGGTATACCTCCCGTAAGCGGTCGGTGACGGCCGTGGACGACGTCAGTTTTGACGTCGGTGCGGGGGAGATCCTCGGGGTCGTGGGCGAGTCCGGTTCCGGCAAGTCGACGATCGGGCGCATCGTCAGTGGGTTGCTGAAGCCCACGGCCGGCACGGTGGCTCTCGGCGGCGAGCCCTACGCCGCGGGCGTGCCCGCCGCCCTCCGGCCGCGGATCCAAGTCGTCTTCCAGGACCCGTACGCGAGCCTCAACCCGCGGCGGACGATCCGGGCGATCCTCGCCGAGCCGTACGTGATCCACCAGCGGCCCACGCCCGACCTCGGCGAGGCGGTCCGCCGGGTGGACCTGCCGGTCGACGTGCTCGACCGATACCCCGCCCAGCTCTCCGGCGGGCAGCGGCAGCGGGTGGCGATCGCCCGCGCGATCGCGCTGGAACCGGACCTGGTCGTGGCCGACGAACCGGTGTCGTCGCTGGACGTCACCACGCAGGCGCAGATCCTCGCGCTGCTGCGGCGGCTCCGCGACGAGCTGGACGTCTCGTTCCTGTTCATCTCGCACGACCTGGGCGTCGTCGCCGACCTCTGCGACCGCGTGCTGGTGCTGAGCGAGGGCCGGGTCGTGGAGGACGGCATCACGTCGGAGGTGTTCGCGGCACCGAGCGATCCGTACACCCAACGGCTGCTCGACGCGATCCCGGGCCGGAAGCGAGGGCTGTTGCATGTCTGA
- a CDS encoding ABC transporter permease, with product MTDVIAAPPRTPVEPPPVVAGSRRVPLALSFGLLILLWWTLVAVFGQHLAPFDPVAQDPATKFASPSGEHWLGTDQFGRDVFSRMLAGARSVLSVAPLATVLSLIVGTIVGLIAGASGRWVDEAVMRVLDTLTVFPAIVASILFVALLGQSTPVLVLVIGFSFVPIVARSVRAATLVERDKPYVEAARLRGEPTWSLLFREILPNITTTVLVEAVSRLGDAVFAAATLSFLGLGAAPGSPDWGASVADNRAWLQIAPWTVLTPALAIASLVIGVALVTDELRARTERS from the coding sequence ATGACCGACGTCATCGCGGCTCCGCCGCGTACTCCGGTCGAGCCTCCACCGGTGGTGGCTGGCTCGCGTCGCGTGCCGCTGGCCCTGAGCTTCGGGTTGCTCATCCTCCTGTGGTGGACGCTGGTCGCGGTGTTCGGTCAGCACCTGGCGCCGTTCGACCCGGTGGCCCAGGATCCGGCGACGAAGTTCGCGTCACCGAGCGGTGAGCACTGGCTCGGCACCGACCAGTTCGGACGGGACGTGTTCAGCCGGATGCTCGCCGGGGCCCGGTCGGTGCTCTCGGTCGCGCCGCTCGCCACCGTTCTGTCGCTGATCGTCGGCACGATCGTCGGGCTGATCGCGGGCGCGTCCGGCCGCTGGGTGGACGAGGCCGTGATGCGCGTGCTCGACACGCTCACGGTGTTCCCCGCGATCGTCGCGAGCATCCTGTTCGTCGCGCTGCTCGGGCAGTCCACACCGGTCCTCGTGCTGGTCATCGGCTTCTCGTTCGTCCCGATCGTGGCTCGCAGCGTCCGGGCCGCGACGCTGGTCGAGCGCGACAAGCCGTACGTCGAGGCCGCCCGGCTGCGCGGCGAGCCGACCTGGTCGCTGCTGTTCCGCGAGATCCTGCCGAACATCACGACGACGGTGCTGGTCGAGGCCGTGTCCCGGCTCGGCGACGCGGTGTTCGCCGCCGCCACGCTCTCGTTCCTCGGGCTCGGAGCCGCACCCGGCTCGCCGGACTGGGGCGCGTCGGTGGCCGACAACCGGGCCTGGCTGCAGATCGCTCCGTGGACGGTGCTCACTCCGGCGCTGGCGATCGCGTCGCTGGTCATCGGCGTCGCGCTGGTCACCGACGAGTTGCGCGCCCGGACGGAGCGATCATGA
- a CDS encoding 2OG-Fe(II) oxygenase family protein: MSNEITLIDLSAAEAGDADSLAALRHAGEDLGIIQIVNHGVPQDVIDDFHDRIGAILALPRDEKIPLASPTGHPYRGWRQWPDDFGRLELERITIGQYDTVDEAVADGLDPQYAADFAHPNVWPTPELRDAARTYHEAARLVARRVLAVYARALDADPAVFPVGDGPDHTSFVVNNYPTWTYEDGGSTEESASDDERKLLLLEHADGSVLTVLHQRGDYDGLQGQRADGSWVPVPIVPGALQVFTGSLLTRWTNGRLRPGRHRVVAGGTVTRLSSGVFWHPRVDTVIEPLAPFVDDPDDVEFDPVLVWDTVKDRVEEYLRVFGRPDQVAAWREGRPYVAALA; the protein is encoded by the coding sequence ATGTCGAACGAGATCACGTTGATCGACCTGTCCGCCGCTGAGGCCGGTGACGCGGACAGCCTGGCCGCGCTGCGCCACGCCGGCGAGGACCTGGGCATCATCCAGATCGTCAACCACGGCGTCCCGCAGGACGTCATCGACGATTTCCACGACCGGATCGGCGCGATCCTCGCGCTCCCCCGCGACGAGAAGATCCCGCTCGCCAGCCCGACCGGCCACCCGTACCGGGGCTGGCGGCAGTGGCCGGACGACTTCGGCCGGCTGGAGCTGGAGCGCATCACGATCGGCCAGTACGACACCGTCGACGAGGCGGTGGCCGACGGGCTGGACCCACAGTACGCCGCGGACTTCGCGCACCCGAACGTCTGGCCCACGCCCGAGCTGCGGGACGCCGCCCGCACCTACCACGAGGCCGCGCGGCTGGTCGCGCGGCGGGTGCTGGCGGTGTACGCCCGCGCGCTCGACGCCGACCCGGCGGTGTTCCCGGTCGGCGACGGGCCCGACCACACGTCGTTCGTGGTCAACAACTACCCGACCTGGACGTACGAGGACGGCGGCAGCACCGAGGAGTCCGCGAGCGACGACGAGCGCAAGCTGCTGTTGCTCGAGCACGCCGACGGGTCCGTGCTCACCGTCCTCCACCAGCGCGGCGACTACGACGGGCTGCAGGGCCAGCGCGCCGACGGCAGCTGGGTGCCGGTGCCGATCGTCCCGGGCGCGCTGCAGGTCTTCACCGGTTCGCTGCTCACCCGGTGGACGAACGGGCGGCTGCGTCCGGGCAGGCACCGCGTGGTCGCCGGTGGCACGGTGACGCGGCTGTCCAGCGGCGTGTTCTGGCACCCGCGGGTCGACACCGTGATCGAGCCGCTGGCGCCGTTCGTCGACGACCCGGACGACGTCGAGTTCGACCCGGTCTTGGTCTGGGACACGGTCAAGGACCGCGTCGAGGAGTACCTTCGCGTGTTCGGCCGGCCGGACCAGGTCGCGGCCTGGCGCGAGGGCCGCCCTTACGTCGCGGCCCTCGCATGA
- a CDS encoding ABC transporter ATP-binding protein, translating to MSLSVTDLSVGYGTKTVVDTVSLSIGTGQTLGIVGESGSGKTTLVRALGRHLPENGAVLGGGIRVDDVDVLALPTAELRTWRRRDLAFVHQEAGATLDPTMRIGAQLREVLALQGRPRTEVPDLLAAVQLPATVAQRYPFQLSGGQQQRIVIAAALASRPRLLILDEPTTGLDASVEAEILDLLDRLRHELSATVVLVSHDLGLVGRRCDEVAVLYAGRVVERGAAAAVLRAPSHPYTAALLGSAPKLGVPRTVRRLTAIPGRPPVPGSTEGCAFAPRCPFADVRCTSEEPVERVVDDRAVRCHHVERLRPELQALASPPVSLSPAPEPDGVRLVVDGLTRRYGKYRAVDDVSFTIRRGEVFGLVGESGSGKTTVARTIAGLPAGSGSGTVRLENSRPRGVQMVFQQPDATLNPSQRVRTVLARALRTLGGRGTVEDLATRTQVEPALLPARTTDLSGGQKQRIAIARAFAGEPDLVVCDEPVSALDVSVQAGVLELLAEQRERTGTSYLFISHDLAVVGYLADRVGVLYRGRLVEVGPTEAVLSGPHHPYTAALVSATALPDTDRSGTGCRFAARCPHYLGPRCDTEEPELREITPGHTVRCHLPIEDLPTDAEKRS from the coding sequence ATGAGCCTTTCGGTCACCGATCTGTCGGTCGGTTACGGCACGAAGACCGTCGTCGACACGGTCAGCCTGAGCATCGGCACGGGTCAGACGCTCGGGATCGTCGGCGAGTCGGGCAGCGGCAAGACCACGCTGGTCCGTGCCCTCGGACGGCACCTGCCGGAGAACGGGGCGGTCCTCGGCGGCGGCATCCGGGTGGACGACGTCGACGTGCTGGCGCTGCCGACCGCGGAACTCCGCACCTGGCGTCGGCGCGACCTGGCGTTCGTGCACCAGGAGGCCGGCGCGACGCTCGACCCGACGATGCGGATCGGCGCGCAGCTGCGCGAGGTACTGGCGTTGCAGGGGCGGCCGCGCACCGAGGTGCCCGACCTGTTGGCGGCCGTGCAGCTCCCGGCCACCGTGGCCCAGCGGTATCCGTTCCAGCTGTCCGGCGGGCAGCAGCAGCGGATCGTGATCGCCGCGGCGCTGGCTTCCCGCCCCCGGCTGCTGATCCTCGACGAGCCGACCACCGGCCTCGACGCCTCGGTGGAGGCGGAGATCCTCGACCTGCTCGACCGCCTGCGGCACGAGCTGTCGGCGACCGTGGTCCTGGTCAGCCACGACCTCGGGCTGGTCGGACGGCGCTGCGACGAGGTCGCGGTGCTCTACGCCGGACGCGTCGTCGAGCGCGGCGCGGCCGCCGCCGTGTTGCGCGCGCCCTCGCACCCGTACACGGCGGCGCTGCTGGGGTCCGCGCCGAAGCTCGGGGTGCCGCGGACCGTGCGACGACTCACGGCGATTCCTGGACGGCCGCCGGTGCCCGGTTCCACCGAAGGCTGTGCCTTCGCACCGCGGTGCCCGTTCGCGGACGTGCGGTGCACCTCGGAGGAACCGGTCGAGCGGGTCGTGGACGACCGTGCCGTGCGGTGCCACCACGTCGAGCGGCTCCGGCCGGAGCTGCAAGCGCTCGCGTCGCCGCCGGTCTCGCTGAGCCCGGCCCCGGAACCAGACGGGGTTCGGCTGGTGGTCGACGGACTGACCCGGCGGTACGGCAAGTACCGGGCCGTCGACGACGTGAGCTTCACGATCCGGCGCGGCGAGGTGTTCGGGCTGGTCGGCGAGTCCGGGAGCGGCAAGACCACGGTGGCGCGCACGATCGCGGGCCTCCCGGCCGGTTCCGGTAGCGGCACGGTGCGACTCGAGAATTCGCGGCCGCGTGGCGTCCAAATGGTCTTTCAGCAGCCCGACGCGACGCTCAACCCGTCGCAGCGGGTGCGCACCGTGCTCGCGAGGGCCCTCCGGACGCTCGGCGGCCGGGGCACGGTCGAGGATCTCGCGACGCGGACGCAGGTCGAACCAGCGTTGCTGCCCGCGCGGACCACCGACCTGTCCGGTGGGCAGAAGCAGCGAATCGCGATCGCCCGCGCGTTCGCCGGCGAACCCGACCTCGTGGTCTGCGACGAGCCGGTGTCCGCGCTGGACGTCAGCGTGCAGGCCGGCGTGCTCGAACTGCTGGCCGAGCAGCGCGAGCGGACCGGGACGTCGTACCTGTTCATCTCGCACGACCTGGCCGTCGTCGGGTACCTCGCCGACCGGGTCGGCGTGCTGTACCGGGGGCGGCTGGTCGAGGTGGGGCCGACCGAGGCTGTGCTGTCCGGCCCCCACCACCCGTACACGGCGGCGCTGGTGTCGGCCACGGCTCTGCCGGACACCGATCGGAGCGGCACCGGTTGTCGCTTCGCCGCGCGATGCCCCCACTACCTGGGGCCGCGCTGCGACACCGAGGAGCCGGAGCTGCGGGAGATCACGCCCGGCCACACCGTGCGGTGCCACCTACCCATCGAAGACCTGCCGACGGATGCGGAGAAACGCTCATGA
- a CDS encoding ABC transporter permease has product MSDVLVAAPTAPAAPSRALGARILRERSARFGLITIGVVVLLAAAAPVFAAITGHGPAEQFPSEALSEAGVPVGPNGDFWLGADGNGRDVLVRTLYGARISLLVGIPATTVAAVLGTAIGVLSGYFGGATDRILSQVTDVVLSFPFVVTALSLVALNLGADGTSRLSPVLLVIIVIAVFAWTYFARLTRGLTLELRHRPFVEAAITLGAGHGRIITREILPSIAPAVIVYWAVQLPTNIVAEATLSFLGIGVQAPTPSWGNMIADAQSTSLYQVQPWFLAVPAIGLFLTVLGFNALAGGVRNVLDPAR; this is encoded by the coding sequence ATGTCTGACGTACTCGTTGCGGCGCCGACCGCACCCGCCGCCCCGTCCCGGGCGCTCGGGGCCCGGATCCTGCGGGAGCGGTCGGCCCGGTTCGGGCTGATCACGATCGGCGTTGTCGTCCTGCTGGCCGCGGCGGCTCCGGTGTTCGCCGCGATCACCGGCCACGGGCCGGCCGAGCAGTTTCCGTCCGAGGCGCTGAGCGAGGCAGGCGTCCCGGTCGGGCCGAACGGTGACTTCTGGCTGGGCGCCGACGGCAACGGGCGCGACGTCCTGGTGCGGACGCTCTACGGCGCCCGGATCTCGCTGCTGGTCGGGATCCCGGCCACCACCGTCGCCGCCGTGCTCGGCACCGCGATCGGGGTGCTCTCCGGGTACTTCGGGGGTGCGACCGACCGGATCCTCTCCCAGGTGACCGACGTCGTGCTGTCGTTCCCGTTCGTGGTCACCGCGCTCAGCCTGGTGGCCCTCAACCTCGGTGCCGACGGCACGTCCCGGCTCAGCCCGGTCCTGCTGGTGATCATCGTCATCGCGGTGTTCGCCTGGACGTACTTCGCCCGGCTCACCCGCGGGCTCACGCTCGAGCTGCGTCATCGCCCGTTCGTCGAGGCCGCGATCACGCTCGGCGCCGGTCACGGCCGGATCATCACCCGGGAGATCCTGCCCTCGATCGCTCCCGCGGTGATCGTCTACTGGGCGGTGCAACTGCCCACGAACATCGTCGCGGAGGCGACGCTGTCGTTCCTCGGCATCGGCGTGCAGGCCCCGACGCCGAGCTGGGGCAACATGATCGCCGACGCCCAGAGCACGTCGCTCTACCAGGTGCAGCCCTGGTTCCTCGCGGTGCCGGCGATCGGTCTGTTCCTCACCGTGCTGGGTTTCAACGCGCTCGCCGGTGGTGTCCGCAACGTCCTGGACCCGGCCCGATGA
- a CDS encoding ABC transporter substrate-binding protein, producing MPEFVLSRRGLLAGAGGIGLAALLAACGVDDEDAPAADGPAKQGGTLRAGTLTPPTAVEPVTMYDGSSIALVQLVADYLIWLDSDFKLVPRLAEKWTGEDGNKRWVFTLRKGVVFSDGTPLDAAAVKASFDRLLDPKSKSAALSAFDTVLAPGGVAVQDPQTVVFTLERAFSDFPYLVSAGNYNAVILKADYAGDFTKNAIGTGPFVLKDFNPSTGASLTRNDKYWEEGKPYLDGVEVRFYKDSQAEQLALQSGELDTLFITEASVIQAVGDIALDEAAGTAMTALTLRVDQAPFDKKEVRQAVAYALDRPAVNQAVNDNIGKLGNDHLYAPLFASAPTDIPQRAKDPAKVKELLAAAGVPKLEFTLTFDPPNKDYALVIQAQLKEVGITVNLDQRTSAAFYGGNQETDTPWLFTTANLVGWAGRAVPSQFVSPMVTSKGVWNGSKYANPALDAALTAYDAAADDAERKKQAKIIATALHEDVPVVLTLWNGAVRAYNKRKFRGIEAHPSQYVDYTNVSAL from the coding sequence ATGCCCGAGTTCGTGCTGTCCCGCCGTGGTCTGCTGGCCGGTGCCGGCGGCATCGGCCTGGCCGCCCTGCTCGCGGCGTGCGGCGTCGACGACGAGGACGCACCGGCCGCGGACGGTCCCGCCAAGCAGGGCGGCACGCTGCGCGCAGGCACCCTGACTCCGCCCACCGCCGTGGAGCCGGTGACGATGTACGACGGCTCGTCGATCGCGCTGGTGCAGCTCGTCGCCGACTACCTGATCTGGTTGGACTCCGACTTCAAGCTGGTGCCCCGCCTGGCCGAGAAGTGGACCGGCGAGGACGGCAACAAGCGCTGGGTGTTCACGCTGCGCAAGGGCGTCGTGTTCTCCGACGGCACCCCGCTGGACGCCGCGGCGGTCAAGGCCAGCTTCGACCGGCTGCTCGACCCGAAGAGCAAGTCCGCGGCGCTGTCCGCTTTCGACACGGTGCTGGCCCCCGGCGGGGTGGCCGTCCAGGACCCGCAGACCGTGGTGTTCACGCTCGAGCGGGCGTTCTCGGACTTCCCGTACCTGGTCTCCGCGGGCAACTACAACGCGGTGATCCTCAAGGCCGACTACGCGGGCGACTTCACCAAGAACGCGATCGGCACCGGCCCGTTCGTCCTGAAGGACTTCAACCCGTCCACCGGCGCGAGCCTCACCCGGAACGACAAGTACTGGGAGGAGGGCAAGCCGTACCTGGACGGCGTCGAGGTGCGGTTCTACAAGGACTCGCAGGCCGAGCAGCTCGCGCTGCAGAGCGGCGAGCTCGACACGCTGTTCATCACCGAGGCGTCGGTGATCCAGGCGGTCGGCGACATCGCGCTGGACGAGGCCGCGGGCACCGCGATGACCGCGCTGACGCTGCGCGTCGACCAGGCGCCGTTCGACAAGAAGGAAGTCCGCCAGGCGGTCGCGTACGCGCTCGACCGGCCCGCGGTGAACCAGGCCGTCAACGACAACATCGGCAAGCTCGGCAACGACCACCTGTACGCGCCGCTGTTCGCCTCGGCGCCGACCGACATCCCGCAGCGCGCGAAGGACCCGGCGAAGGTCAAGGAGCTGCTGGCCGCGGCAGGTGTGCCGAAGCTCGAGTTCACGCTCACGTTCGACCCGCCGAACAAGGACTACGCGCTGGTCATCCAGGCGCAGTTGAAAGAGGTCGGGATCACCGTCAACCTCGACCAGCGCACGTCGGCCGCATTCTACGGCGGCAACCAGGAGACCGACACACCCTGGCTGTTCACGACCGCGAACCTGGTCGGCTGGGCGGGTCGAGCCGTGCCGAGCCAGTTCGTCAGCCCGATGGTGACGAGCAAGGGCGTCTGGAACGGCTCGAAGTACGCCAACCCCGCGCTGGACGCGGCGCTGACCGCCTACGACGCCGCCGCTGACGACGCCGAGCGGAAGAAGCAGGCGAAGATCATCGCGACCGCGCTGCACGAGGACGTTCCGGTCGTCCTGACGCTCTGGAACGGCGCGGTCCGCGCGTACAACAAGCGGAAGTTCCGCGGCATCGAGGCGCACCCGTCGCAGTACGTCGACTACACGAACGTTTCGGCACTGTAA